The Salegentibacter sp. Hel_I_6 region AAGGCCTTTAAAAGGCAACTAAAGCTCACATCCTGTGAGAATGTGAAGATGGACAGAGCTTTAGAATCATTGATTTAGACTTGATCAAGTTATGAGGTTATTATATTATACTACATCTTATTATGCCAATCACGGGGGTAGCATTCAATCCATTGAATTCTATAAGCAATTGGATAATATACCAATGATAAAGGAAAAGGCTATTTTTCCACCAAAAGTAAAAAAAGAATTTAGGGTTGAGAATGAGAGTGGTGAAGGTTTAAAAAATAAACTTAAAGCAGTCTCACTATTTCAGGTTATTTTCTTCTTTCGAAGGAGTGAATTTTATATGAAAGCTTTGGAAGACAAAATTAGAAAGTTTGAGCCAGATGTTTTATTTATGCAAATTGACTCTAATTTTCTGCAGATTCATAAAATAAAAAATAATTTTCCCGATTTAAAAATATGTACCCAAATTAATGGATCGCCATTTGATGAACCTTTTAGGAATATAGCTTTTAAAAATAAATTTCAGAAACTACAACGTAAAGCTTATATAGAAGCCGATTTGAATATCTTTATATCAGATTATTCTCGAAGCTCCATAATGGGTGATAAATTAGATAAAATAAGGGATATCGTAATTCACAATGGAACTGATACCGAAAAATTTTTTCCGTTAAACAAAAAACAGAAATTAAGAAAAGAGCTTAATTATAATAAAGAATCTTTTATTATTGGATATATAGGTACTTTAGATCATCATAAAAAACTAGAAATTTTAATTCAGTCTTTCGCAGATCTAAAAACCCAATTTACCGATCTACAACTTGTTATTATTGGTGATGGCCCCGCAATGTCTAAATTACTATCCAAAGTATCTCAACTAAATTTGGAAGATAGTATTGAATTTCGTGGATGGATAAAACATGATGAGATTAACAAACATCTAAATTCCTTTGATCTTGCAGTGCATCATTATGCGAATACATATATGAATCCTTTAAAAATCTTTGAATATTTGTCAGCGGGTCTTCCGGTTATCGCTCCTAGAATTCCTTCGGTTGAAAAAATGTTCAAGGATGGAGAAGATTTATTGTTGACCTCACCTGATGAGAAAGAATTAAAGAAGCATTTATTCAACTTAATTACTGATGAGGATTTAAGAAAGAAACTTAGTAATAAACAACATTTAATTGCATCTATGGAAAGCAATTTTACCTGGAAAAAATACACCGAAAGAATTGTTGAGGCTATGGCGAATATTAAATAAATCTAGTACTCGTAGAAATAATTTTAATGAAAAAACTCATCCGCATAACTACCATTCCCTTATCACTTGAAAAACTCCTGGAAGGTCAGCTTACTTATATGAACCAGCATTACCAGGTAACTGCGATAGCTGCGGAAAAAGAACGTCTTGAAAAATATGGGGAAAATAATAAGGTAAATACTTTTTGGGTTGAAATGACCCGGGCGATTACTCCGGTACAGGATCTTAAAGCGGTTTGGAAACTCTACAATTTTTTTAAAAGAGAAAAACCTGAGATTGTTCATACGCATACTCCGAAAGCTGGAATTGTAGGAATGCTGGCGGCAAAAATGGCAGGAGTGCCTATTAGGTTACATACTGTTGCCGGTTTACCGCTCATGGAAACCACTGGGAATAAGCGAAAGATTTTAGATCAGGTTGAAAAATTCACCTATAAATTAGCCACCAAAGTTTACCCTAATTCCAGGGGCTTAAGGGATATTATTTTAAAAGAAGGTTTTGCAAAAGAAGATAAACTAAAAGTGCTTGGAAAAGGAAGTTCAAACGGAATTGATACTAAATATTTTGATCCTTTCCAGTTTGACGAAACCCAAAAGAAAAATAAAAGACAATCCCTTGGCATTCCTGAGGAAGATTTTATATTCATCTTTATAGGCCGCCTGGTTAGTGAAAAAGGTATAAATGAATTAGTAGATGCTTTTAAAAAGTTAAAAGAGCAACATCAAAATATTTCTCTTCTTTTAGTGGGGCCCTTTGAAAAAGAGTTGGATCCTTTAAAAGAAGAAACGTTTAAGGAAATTCAGCAAAATGAGAAAATATTGATAACCGGCTATCAGGAAGATGTCAGGCCTTATTTTGCGATTTCCGATGCGCTGGCATTTCCAAGTTATCGTGAAGGTTTTCCTAACGTGGTAATGCAAGCCGGGGCTATGAATTTACCGGCAATTGTTAGCGATATTAATGGTTGTAATGAAATTATTGTAGAAGGTGTGAATGGAGTCATTATTCCAGTGAAAAATACTTCAAAATTATTTAATGCTATGGAGTTATTTGTTGCTAACGAAAGTTACCTCGAAAGACTTTCGGCAAATTCGCGTGAGGAGATCTGTAAATACTATGAACGTAAGGAATTTTGGCAAATTTTGTTAAAGGAATACAAAAGCTTAGAAAAGGAATACATAAAGTCTTAATTTTGCAAAACCAAATTTGGCGTTCACAAATTCTCTAATTCCTCTATGTACAGGCACTTTTTAAAAAATTTACTGGATTTTTTTATTGCTTTTGCGGCATTATTAGTGCTTTGTCCGTTATTAATACCAATCACGGTTTTATTAGCTTTGGCCAATAAAGGGAAACCCTTTTTCTTTCAGAAAAGACCAGGGAAAAATGAACAGATTTTCAATATCATCAAGTTTAAAACAATGACTGATGAAAAAGACAAAGAAGGAAATTTGTTGCCTGACGATAAGCGTTTAACTGCTGTGGGAAAATTTGTTCGAAAAA contains the following coding sequences:
- a CDS encoding glycosyltransferase family 4 protein encodes the protein MRLLYYTTSYYANHGGSIQSIEFYKQLDNIPMIKEKAIFPPKVKKEFRVENESGEGLKNKLKAVSLFQVIFFFRRSEFYMKALEDKIRKFEPDVLFMQIDSNFLQIHKIKNNFPDLKICTQINGSPFDEPFRNIAFKNKFQKLQRKAYIEADLNIFISDYSRSSIMGDKLDKIRDIVIHNGTDTEKFFPLNKKQKLRKELNYNKESFIIGYIGTLDHHKKLEILIQSFADLKTQFTDLQLVIIGDGPAMSKLLSKVSQLNLEDSIEFRGWIKHDEINKHLNSFDLAVHHYANTYMNPLKIFEYLSAGLPVIAPRIPSVEKMFKDGEDLLLTSPDEKELKKHLFNLITDEDLRKKLSNKQHLIASMESNFTWKKYTERIVEAMANIK
- a CDS encoding glycosyltransferase family 4 protein; this translates as MKKLIRITTIPLSLEKLLEGQLTYMNQHYQVTAIAAEKERLEKYGENNKVNTFWVEMTRAITPVQDLKAVWKLYNFFKREKPEIVHTHTPKAGIVGMLAAKMAGVPIRLHTVAGLPLMETTGNKRKILDQVEKFTYKLATKVYPNSRGLRDIILKEGFAKEDKLKVLGKGSSNGIDTKYFDPFQFDETQKKNKRQSLGIPEEDFIFIFIGRLVSEKGINELVDAFKKLKEQHQNISLLLVGPFEKELDPLKEETFKEIQQNEKILITGYQEDVRPYFAISDALAFPSYREGFPNVVMQAGAMNLPAIVSDINGCNEIIVEGVNGVIIPVKNTSKLFNAMELFVANESYLERLSANSREEICKYYERKEFWQILLKEYKSLEKEYIKS